In one window of Mercurialis annua linkage group LG4, ddMerAnnu1.2, whole genome shotgun sequence DNA:
- the LOC126679472 gene encoding purine-uracil permease NCS1, producing MTSKCFNFHLHLTSAKSRNSKKLPYLPIYPSSPALITTKFNFLHMKTCTLLNNHHTQPNQTHNSTKFDEFEADPSLTNDELKPTTPNQRTFSGYEMASLWIGLVVGVPSYYLAGSLVDLGMAWWQGIATVVCANIILLFPLVLTGHPGTKYGISFPVLARSAFGVHGSHIPSILRALVGCGWYGIETWIGGEAIFILLPSFIKVSSWSQIWPWLGTSPLEFSCFIVFWVVQFGIILKGIEGIRELEKFSAPILIFLTFCLLSWAYVKANGFNHMFSLSSTLTNSQFWALFFPSLTANISFWSTLALNIPDFTRYAKSQNDQIVGQIGLPIFMGAFTFVGLAVTSSTKVIFGKLITNPIQLLDQIGGPITMILAILGISLATITTNIAANIVAPANALVNLSPSYFTFRRGAFLTALLGIAFQPWRLLKSSESFVYTWLLGYSALLGPIGGILLVDYYLIQRTNLNVKDLYSLNPNGTYFYSGGFNLVAMVSLVLGILPVIPGFLQKIGVLSTIPSFFVVVYNNAWFFSFFLAGFVHWILSIILAKYRNIVCEEFV from the coding sequence ATGACttcaaaatgtttcaatttCCATCTGCATCTCACTTCTGCAAAATCAAGAAACTCAAAAAAGCTACCTTATTTACCCATTTACCCTTCATCCCCAGCTCTCATAACCACCAAATTTAACTTTCTCCACATGaaaacttgtacccttttaaaCAATCATCACACTCAGCCAAATCAGACTCACAATAGTACaaaatttgatgaatttgaAGCTGATCCATCTCTTACAAATGATGAACTCAAACCAACAACACCAAACCAAAGAACATTTTCAGGCTATGAAATGGCCAGTTTATGGATTGGTTTAGTAGTTGGTGTACCATCATATTATTTAGCTGGTAGTCTTGTTGACCTTGGTATGGCTTGGTGGCAAGGTATAGCTACTGTTGTTTGTGctaatataattcttttatttccCTTAGTTTTGACAGGTCATCCTGGTACTAAATATGGAATTTCATTCCCAGTTTTAGCCAGGTCAGCTTTTGGTGTGCATGGTTCTCATATTCCTTCAATTCTTAGGGCTTTAGTGGGCTGTGGTTGGTATGGAATTGAAACTTGGATTGGTGGTGAAGCAATTTTCATTCTTTTACCTAGTTTCATAAAGGTTTCATCATGGTCTCAAATTTGGCCTTGGCTTGGTACTTCTCCTTTGgaattttcttgttttattGTCTTTTGGGTGGTTCAATTTGGTATTATTTTGAAAGGAATTGAAGGGATTAGAGAGTTGGAGAAATTTTCAGCTCCAATTTTGATATTTCTTACATTTTGTTTACTAAGTTGGGCTTATGTTAAAGCTAATGGGTTTAATCATATGTTTTCTTTGTCTTCTACACTTACTAACTCTCAATTTTGGGCTCTTTTTTTCCCTTCATTAACAGCAAATATAAGTTTTTGGTCCACTCTAGCCCTAAACATACCTGATTTTACAAGATATGCCAAGTCTCAAAATGACCAAATTGTTGGTCAAATTGGTCTTCCAATTTTCATGGGTGCATTTACATTTGTGGGTCTAGCAGTTACTTCTTCAACCAAGGTTATTTTTGGGAAATTAATCACAAATCCAATTCAACTTCTTGATCAAATTGGAGGGCCAATTACAatgattttagcaattttagggaTTAGTTTAGCTACTATAACAACAAATATTGCTGCAAATATTGTAGCACCAGCTAATGCACTTGTTAATCTTAGCCCCTCATATTTTACATTTAGAAGAGGTGCTTTTTTAACTGCATTACTTGGCATTGCATTTCAACCTTGGAGATTACTTAAATCAAGTGAAAGTTTTGTTTATACTTGGTTATTGGGCTATTCGGCCCTATTGGGCCCAATTGGTGGTATATTATTGGTGGATTATTATCTTATTCAAAGAACTAATTTAAATGTGAAGGATTTATATAGTTTGAATCCAAATGGAACTTATTTCTATTCAGGAGGTTTCAATTTGGTTGCTATGGTTTCACTTGTTTTGGGGATTTTGCCTGTGATTCCAGGTTTCTTACAAAAAATTGGAGTTTTGTCTACAATTCCAAGTTTCTTTGTTGTTGTGTATAATAATGCTTGGTTTTTTAGCTTCTTCTTAGCAGGTTTTGTACATTGGATTTTGTCTATTATTTTAGCAAAATATAGGAATATTGTTTGTGAGGAATttgtataa